The Paenibacillus sp. RUD330 genome has a segment encoding these proteins:
- a CDS encoding carbohydrate ABC transporter permease, whose protein sequence is MFTLKRQTPGETAFGIVNGFLMLVICFLTLYPIWYVLVNAFNDGADAMRGGIYWWPRQFSLDSFGAVFRSQGIMTAMGVTVAKTLIGVPVHVLFTAMVAYAVSRRELIGRNIYMIIGTITMFFGGGLIPYYLLIRDLHMLDNFLVYIIPAAFSFFDLIIFLSFFREIPAGLEEAAKMDGANDFTIFFRVVIPVSMPVVVTIALFHGVYQWNDYFTGMIYMNNMDLQPIQTFLYRVVAQSSSNQMLGAMPSGVTQTVTSQSLKLATMVVTTAPIVCVYPFLQKYFVKGFMVGSIKG, encoded by the coding sequence ATGTTTACCCTCAAAAGGCAAACCCCCGGCGAAACGGCCTTCGGCATCGTCAACGGTTTCCTGATGCTCGTCATTTGCTTCCTGACGCTCTATCCCATTTGGTACGTCCTCGTCAATGCTTTCAACGACGGGGCGGACGCGATGCGAGGAGGCATCTACTGGTGGCCGCGGCAGTTCAGCCTGGACAGCTTCGGAGCGGTCTTCCGCAGCCAAGGCATCATGACCGCCATGGGCGTCACGGTGGCCAAGACGCTGATCGGGGTTCCCGTCCACGTCCTGTTCACGGCGATGGTCGCCTACGCCGTGAGCCGAAGGGAGCTGATCGGCCGCAATATCTACATGATCATCGGCACGATCACGATGTTCTTCGGAGGCGGCCTGATTCCGTACTACCTGCTGATCCGCGATCTCCACATGCTGGACAACTTCCTTGTCTACATCATTCCGGCAGCGTTCAGCTTTTTCGACCTCATCATCTTCCTCAGCTTCTTCCGGGAAATTCCGGCCGGACTGGAGGAGGCGGCCAAGATGGACGGAGCCAACGACTTCACGATCTTCTTCCGGGTCGTCATTCCGGTCTCGATGCCTGTCGTCGTCACGATCGCACTGTTCCACGGGGTTTATCAATGGAACGATTATTTTACCGGAATGATCTACATGAACAACATGGACCTGCAGCCGATTCAGACGTTCCTGTATCGCGTCGTCGCCCAATCCAGCTCCAACCAGATGCTGGGAGCGATGCCGAGCGGCGTCACGCAGACCGTGACCAGCCAGTCGCTGAAGCTGGCGACGATGGTCGTCACGACCGCGCCGATCGTGTGCGTGTATCCATTCCTGCAGAAATACTTC